A single region of the Candidatus Protochlamydia amoebophila UWE25 genome encodes:
- a CDS encoding citrate (Si)-synthase, with amino-acid sequence MSEVLFEITKESLETGLRGYPVGYCTTSSVDPVKGLFYAGHPVSEIDQWEPEQVIYLLYHGYVGKPEEVSRFSQDLLIRANCSTALIESIEKLPRNIHPMKLFSIALLLASGFEGKNDYHEDYLNLIAKVPEIAATVINHHAGWGKTKQSQPQLGYMENFTQMLNVPDANQQELARAFKFFNVLHYDHGGGNLSAFVGKAVASGLEDLYGSMSAAMCALAGPRHGKANQDCLTFVHQLVEELGEHSTEEELERLIRAHLDKGELIFGFGHAVLRVEDPRATLLYEVTNQYYASHALVKMAQLLRKVGSKVLQNNPKISDPYPNVDAISGILLTAAGFPCSEYYTVLFGLARVVGIGRQIVYERKEAREGKGTPIVRPKYFFKENKQ; translated from the coding sequence ATGTCTGAAGTCCTGTTCGAAATAACAAAAGAAAGCTTAGAAACTGGTTTAAGGGGTTATCCAGTCGGGTACTGCACAACTTCAAGTGTTGATCCTGTCAAAGGTCTTTTTTATGCAGGGCATCCAGTATCAGAAATTGATCAATGGGAACCCGAGCAAGTAATTTATTTGCTTTATCATGGATATGTTGGTAAACCTGAAGAGGTTTCTAGATTTAGTCAAGATTTATTAATAAGAGCCAATTGCTCAACAGCGTTGATTGAATCGATTGAAAAATTGCCTAGAAATATTCATCCTATGAAACTTTTTTCTATTGCTTTACTTTTAGCAAGTGGATTTGAAGGAAAAAATGATTATCATGAAGATTATTTAAATTTAATCGCGAAAGTTCCTGAAATTGCAGCGACTGTTATTAACCATCATGCAGGATGGGGGAAGACCAAACAATCACAGCCTCAACTCGGCTATATGGAAAATTTTACGCAAATGCTTAATGTGCCAGATGCTAATCAGCAAGAGTTAGCAAGAGCCTTTAAATTTTTTAACGTTTTGCACTATGATCATGGAGGAGGGAATCTTTCAGCTTTTGTTGGTAAAGCTGTTGCTTCAGGCTTAGAAGATTTATATGGATCTATGTCAGCAGCTATGTGTGCATTAGCAGGGCCACGTCATGGAAAGGCTAATCAAGATTGTTTGACTTTTGTTCATCAACTCGTTGAAGAGTTAGGCGAACATAGCACAGAAGAAGAATTAGAAAGGCTTATTCGGGCTCATTTAGATAAAGGAGAGTTGATATTTGGCTTTGGACACGCCGTTTTACGTGTTGAGGATCCACGAGCTACTCTTCTTTACGAAGTAACTAATCAGTATTATGCTTCCCATGCTCTTGTAAAAATGGCACAGCTTTTAAGAAAAGTGGGTAGTAAAGTGTTGCAAAATAATCCTAAAATTTCAGATCCTTATCCCAACGTTGATGCTATTTCAGGAATTTTATTGACAGCCGCTGGCTTTCCTTGTTCTGAATATTACACTGTTTTGTTTGGACTTGCACGTGTAGTGGGAATTGGAAGACAAATCGTCTATGAAAGAAAAGAAGCGCGAGAAGGAAAAGGCACGCCAATTGTGAGACCTAAATACTTTTTTAAGGAAAATAAACAATAG
- a CDS encoding phosphoribosyltransferase-like protein: protein MDYSNHHIGPVNDGIPIIGTYPYEGELTMGEPQQPPEQQINGHAYKQWVESYEAKYQPALNNLQSKITYVSFQTFHDELTRAYQQFHGKVNDYIALVEPGKSQKWVTELVMQQGLNAKAYLCVGEEGAARLDYSLKQMEENRDIPNYVIVDDGSYSGNQMANNITRANEIIFNNTGVKPTFHVIIPYITKTALDKLEELRKSNVKIQIYHAVIMKTISEEIKSNDLNKIKDVFWKGMNQNAQAQRPTTAALHWFAHKVPNQMSFPDVLAKGTVTHPKSKTTSDPVPFIPEFTPPYKS from the coding sequence ATGGATTATTCTAATCACCATATCGGTCCAGTTAATGATGGAATCCCTATCATTGGAACTTATCCCTATGAAGGAGAATTAACGATGGGGGAACCACAACAACCTCCAGAACAACAAATTAACGGCCATGCTTATAAACAATGGGTAGAAAGTTACGAAGCTAAATATCAACCAGCATTAAACAACTTACAAAGTAAAATTACGTATGTTTCATTTCAAACTTTTCATGATGAGCTTACCCGAGCTTACCAACAATTTCATGGTAAAGTTAACGATTACATTGCTTTAGTCGAACCCGGAAAAAGCCAAAAATGGGTAACAGAATTAGTGATGCAACAAGGGTTAAACGCAAAAGCCTATCTTTGTGTAGGGGAAGAAGGAGCTGCTAGGTTAGACTATTCTTTAAAGCAAATGGAAGAAAATAGAGACATACCAAACTACGTCATTGTCGATGATGGATCTTACTCTGGCAATCAAATGGCAAATAATATTACTCGTGCTAATGAGATTATTTTTAATAATACGGGCGTAAAGCCTACCTTTCATGTTATTATTCCTTATATTACCAAAACTGCGCTCGATAAATTAGAAGAATTAAGAAAAAGTAATGTAAAAATTCAGATCTATCATGCTGTAATCATGAAAACAATTTCAGAAGAAATTAAATCAAATGATCTAAACAAAATCAAAGATGTCTTTTGGAAAGGCATGAATCAAAATGCGCAGGCACAACGGCCTACCACAGCGGCTCTTCATTGGTTTGCTCATAAAGTTCCCAATCAAATGTCATTCCCAGATGTTTTAGCAAAAGGAACTGTTACTCATCCTAAATCAAAAACAACAAGTGATCCTGTTCCTTTTATTCCTGAATTTACACCCCCTTATAAATCGTAA
- a CDS encoding malate dehydrogenase: MSQPIKIAISGGAGQIAYSLLFRLASGELFGPNQLIELQVLEVPNALSALEGVKMEIEDCAFPLLSSIKICSDPYQAFEDIDYALLIGAKSRGPGMERRDLLQENSKIFVNQGQALNAVAKSSAKIFVVGNPCNTNCLIALNNAPSLKRENFYAMTRLDQNRATFFLSQKSQVSTKDVSCVTIWGNHSATQVPDFVNAKISQKPVETIIPDRQWLEKDFIESVQKRGAAIIQARGKSSAASAASALLDAMRDRILPTPTGQWFSTALLSDGNPYGIEEGLIFSFPCRVKKNGELSIVSGLKWDAFLEEKIKLTEQELKEEREMVSSILKI; this comes from the coding sequence ATGTCTCAACCAATCAAAATTGCAATTTCGGGAGGAGCGGGGCAAATTGCTTATAGCTTATTATTTCGCTTAGCGAGCGGAGAATTGTTTGGGCCTAATCAATTGATTGAATTACAGGTTTTAGAAGTTCCAAATGCTTTGTCAGCTTTAGAAGGCGTAAAAATGGAGATAGAAGATTGTGCATTTCCGCTTCTATCTTCCATTAAGATTTGCAGCGATCCGTATCAAGCATTTGAGGACATTGATTACGCTCTTTTAATTGGTGCAAAGTCACGCGGTCCTGGAATGGAGCGAAGAGATTTATTACAGGAAAATAGTAAAATTTTTGTTAATCAGGGACAGGCTTTAAATGCTGTGGCAAAGTCTTCAGCTAAGATATTTGTTGTCGGGAATCCTTGTAATACGAATTGTTTAATTGCATTAAACAACGCCCCCAGCTTAAAAAGAGAAAATTTTTATGCTATGACTCGTTTAGATCAAAATCGAGCTACGTTTTTTCTTTCCCAAAAAAGTCAAGTTTCAACAAAGGATGTCTCTTGTGTAACGATTTGGGGAAACCACTCTGCGACGCAGGTTCCTGATTTTGTGAATGCAAAAATTAGTCAGAAACCGGTTGAAACTATAATTCCCGACCGTCAATGGTTAGAAAAAGATTTTATAGAGTCTGTTCAAAAACGAGGAGCAGCGATCATTCAAGCTAGAGGAAAATCATCTGCAGCTTCTGCGGCCAGTGCTTTATTAGACGCCATGCGAGACCGGATTTTACCAACCCCCACCGGACAATGGTTTTCTACTGCTCTGTTGTCAGATGGGAATCCTTATGGAATTGAAGAAGGATTAATTTTCTCTTTCCCTTGTCGCGTCAAAAAAAATGGAGAGCTTTCTATTGTTTCAGGGCTTAAATGGGATGCATTTTTGGAGGAAAAAATTAAATTAACAGAGCAAGAATTAAAAGAAGAAAGAGAGATGGTTAGTTCAATATTAAAAATTTGA
- a CDS encoding MBL fold metallo-hydrolase, translating to MGIPVLGCGCEVCHSSSSFNQRLRPSALVKTHFKQFLIDVGPDFRLQALRHRIHALDGVILTHAHQDHTAGIDDLRPIYYKRITPLPILLSEITRIDIQQRYHYLFATEKKDFIQRLHLQTLPSLIEGSVTFEGTSINYMTYEQGGMAVNGFRFGDLAYLSDIRTFPQTIFTQLQDLKILVISALKYTASQLHFSIDEALDFANKIGAESVWLTHLSHELDHDKVNAYLPKHVRLAYDGLEIEFNDYKE from the coding sequence ATGGGAATACCTGTTTTAGGTTGTGGCTGCGAAGTGTGTCATTCTTCTTCTTCTTTTAACCAACGCTTACGTCCTTCAGCATTAGTTAAAACTCATTTCAAACAGTTTTTGATTGATGTAGGACCTGATTTCCGTTTACAAGCTTTACGTCATCGCATTCATGCCTTAGATGGAGTCATATTAACTCATGCTCATCAAGATCATACAGCCGGTATTGATGATTTGCGTCCCATTTATTATAAACGAATAACTCCTCTTCCTATTTTGCTTTCGGAAATCACTAGAATAGATATCCAACAACGTTACCATTATTTATTTGCTACAGAAAAAAAAGATTTTATTCAACGTTTGCATTTGCAAACGCTTCCTTCTTTAATTGAAGGAAGCGTGACATTTGAAGGAACTTCTATTAATTATATGACCTATGAACAGGGAGGAATGGCTGTTAATGGATTTCGTTTTGGTGATCTCGCTTATTTATCAGACATTCGAACGTTTCCACAAACGATTTTTACTCAGTTACAAGATTTAAAAATCCTTGTTATTAGTGCATTAAAGTATACAGCTTCTCAGCTTCATTTTTCAATTGATGAGGCATTAGACTTTGCTAATAAAATTGGTGCTGAGTCTGTTTGGTTGACGCATCTTTCACATGAATTAGATCATGATAAAGTAAATGCTTATCTCCCCAAACATGTGAGACTGGCTTATGATGGCTTAGAGATAGAATTTAATGATTATAAGGAATAA
- a CDS encoding NADAR family protein: MNPELRFETALKACYGQNEKINSNEKILLVQNGQWQSVDQSYKYIQALFEQTIQEIVLLDSSQINTPFLAVWIRDFNATKTTKDLQNKKITTIKASDTHIQFSSVKGFEWLSNFYPTLIYDAENQFIYPHVEAAYVAFKAKMAGKSPEEVREFAITIDPKLVKQLGSHLWRWETPEDGKKVIQEMRRLVALKVSQNPLIKTWLTPSADRSLTFEEFTSDTFWGSGYGTKIDDMQSNHLGRIFNEISNELKSNSNVQNFTNSALKAKSKKSRNY, from the coding sequence ATGAATCCAGAATTAAGATTTGAAACAGCATTGAAAGCTTGCTATGGTCAAAACGAAAAAATAAACAGTAACGAAAAAATTTTATTGGTTCAAAATGGCCAATGGCAGAGCGTTGATCAATCCTACAAGTATATCCAAGCTCTATTTGAACAAACGATTCAAGAAATAGTCTTGCTAGATTCGAGTCAAATAAATACTCCTTTTTTAGCTGTTTGGATTCGAGATTTTAATGCGACTAAAACGACAAAAGATTTGCAAAATAAAAAAATTACAACCATTAAAGCCTCTGATACCCATATTCAATTTAGTTCTGTAAAAGGATTTGAATGGTTGTCCAATTTTTATCCCACGCTTATATATGATGCTGAAAATCAATTTATTTATCCCCACGTAGAGGCCGCTTATGTGGCCTTTAAAGCTAAAATGGCGGGTAAAAGCCCAGAAGAAGTCAGAGAATTTGCAATAACAATAGACCCCAAATTAGTGAAACAGCTTGGATCTCATTTGTGGAGATGGGAAACTCCTGAAGATGGTAAAAAAGTAATTCAAGAAATGAGGCGTTTGGTGGCATTAAAAGTGAGTCAAAATCCTCTAATTAAAACTTGGCTAACGCCTTCGGCGGATCGATCGTTGACTTTCGAAGAATTTACATCAGATACATTTTGGGGAAGCGGTTATGGAACAAAGATCGATGATATGCAATCTAATCATTTAGGAAGAATTTTTAATGAAATCAGCAACGAGCTCAAAAGCAATAGTAATGTCCAAAATTTCACCAATTCAGCACTGAAAGCAAAATCAAAAAAATCTAGAAATTATTAG
- a CDS encoding NAD(P)/FAD-dependent oxidoreductase yields the protein MKITIVGAGFCGLATAWHLLNHPQFQFASIQIVDAKGIGGAASGIATGLLHPYVGGQAKLNLSGWEGFQATYELLQIASRELKQSVFSDGAGILRIALSAKQLIDFQNCALNHPMDVEWLTQEKILSWIPGIAPAPALWIKKGLIVYSSLYLRGLWNACQKRGAQFQKQHIHSLQEIENNDYIILTMGAQTSFLPEFSTLPLRVVKGQILELAWPDTIPPLPVAVNSQAYIVMSKSKRTCLVGATYEKKFSSAEPEKEIAITEIMPKAQAILPFLEKLPVVNSYAGLRGVGPKHLPFIHRFSSRHWILTGMGSKGLLYHALMSKQLVKAIAKSI from the coding sequence ATGAAAATTACCATTGTAGGAGCTGGGTTTTGCGGCTTAGCCACAGCTTGGCATTTGCTGAATCATCCTCAATTTCAATTCGCGTCTATCCAAATCGTTGATGCCAAAGGCATCGGTGGAGCAGCTTCAGGGATTGCAACGGGACTTTTACATCCCTATGTAGGAGGTCAAGCAAAATTAAATTTATCGGGATGGGAGGGTTTCCAAGCAACGTATGAATTACTTCAAATTGCTTCTCGTGAACTAAAACAATCCGTTTTTAGTGATGGTGCAGGAATTTTACGAATTGCTTTAAGTGCGAAACAACTTATAGACTTTCAAAATTGTGCTTTAAACCATCCAATGGATGTCGAGTGGTTAACTCAAGAAAAAATTCTATCTTGGATACCGGGAATCGCACCAGCTCCTGCCTTATGGATAAAAAAAGGATTAATTGTTTATTCTTCCCTTTATCTTCGAGGATTGTGGAATGCCTGCCAAAAAAGAGGGGCTCAATTCCAAAAACAACATATACACTCCTTACAAGAAATCGAAAATAACGATTATATTATTTTGACAATGGGAGCACAAACTTCGTTTTTACCTGAATTTTCCACTCTACCACTGCGGGTGGTGAAAGGACAAATTTTAGAGCTAGCCTGGCCAGACACTATTCCCCCTTTACCAGTTGCTGTAAATTCTCAAGCATACATTGTGATGTCTAAATCTAAACGCACCTGTTTAGTTGGAGCTACGTATGAAAAAAAATTTTCAAGTGCCGAACCCGAAAAAGAAATTGCAATTACAGAAATTATGCCCAAAGCGCAGGCAATCTTACCCTTCTTAGAAAAGCTTCCTGTCGTCAACAGCTATGCAGGGTTAAGAGGGGTTGGTCCCAAGCATCTACCTTTTATCCATCGCTTTTCTTCCCGTCATTGGATTTTGACCGGCATGGGATCAAAAGGGCTGTTATACCACGCCCTCATGTCCAAGCAACTTGTTAAAGCCATTGCAAAATCAATTTAA